A part of Palaemon carinicauda isolate YSFRI2023 chromosome 8, ASM3689809v2, whole genome shotgun sequence genomic DNA contains:
- the LOC137645443 gene encoding piggyBac transposable element-derived protein 4-like gives MAKHQTLGFDQINSLLLELESDVDDNLEVADISDVEEYDIAELEGSVVGDDDSSVDEEMVPFVNTEGEGASASAYGEGGSVSVFTSTSLPLGVDLTCFPPPQAERLTPVEERSRKRRRGELQPARGAPIRRLVEAEVQGRDGTTWHKDPNPALPPMYTTSIEQGGPTSSVSSASRVVDIFSLFLDDEILEEIVVRSNVRLALLRSKYHQKGNVTMKDIDLRELKGLIGILVMSAVRNDNHTTTKDMWDVVEGNPLYRCTMSERRFALLISVLRFDDTTTRAERVREDRLAPIRTVWERFVANCRRLYSPGPHLSVDELLVAFRGRCPFKMYIPNKHAK, from the coding sequence ATGGCAAAACATCAAACTCTTGGCTTCGATCAGATCAACTCTCTTCTCCTTGAGCTAGAGAGTGATGTTGACGATAATTTGGAAGTCGCTGACATCTCGGACGTCGAAGAGTACGACATAGCTGAGTTAGAGGGAAGTGTGGTGGGGGACGATGACTCAAGTGTTGATGAGGAGATGGTTCCCTTTGTCAACACAGAGGGTGAGGGGGCTAGTGCGTCGGCGTATGGTGAGGGGGGTAGTGTGTCGGTGTTTACATCAACATCCCTCCCCCTTGGCGTCGACCTCACGTGTTTTCCCCCCCCTCAGGCGGAGCGGCTTACCCCAGTGGAggagaggagtaggaagaggaggaggggtgaACTCCAGCCAGCCAGGGGAGCACCTATACGTCGTTTAGTGGAAGCCGAGGTTCAAGGTCGTGATGGTACGACCTGGCACAAGGACCCCAACCCAGCTCTTCCCCCCATGTACACCACCAGCATTGAGCAAGGAGGCCCGACGTCCTCTGTCTCGAGTGCTAGCCGCgtggttgacattttctctttgttCCTGGACGACGAAATCCTTGAGGAAATCGTCGTTCGTTCCAATGTTCGCCTTGCTCTTCTCAGAAGTAAATATCATCAGAAGGGTAATGTTACCATGAAGGATATTGACTTGAGGGAGCTGAAGGGGCTCATTGGGATTTTGGTAATGTCGGCAGTGAGAAATGACAACCACACTACCACGAAGGACATGTGGGACGTCGTGGAAGGCAATCCTTTGTACCGCTGTACTATGAGCGAGCGACGATTTGCCTTGCTGATTAGTGTGCTCCGGTTTGACGACACGACCACTAGAGCTGAGAGGGTGAGAGAAGATCGCCTCGCCCCAATCAGGACTGTGTGGGAGCGTTTTGTCGCAAATTGTCGCCGCTTGTATAGCCCCGGGCCACATCTAAGTGTAGATGAGCTGCTCGTGGCTTTCAGAGGACGGTGCCCCTTCAAAATGTATATTCCCAACAAACATGCCAAGTAA